A section of the Buchnera aphidicola (Mindarus japonicus) genome encodes:
- the folC gene encoding bifunctional tetrahydrofolate synthase/dihydrofolate synthase, producing MLKKIIYKKKLSFFEWIKYLKFFKRKNFFDIKNVINIAKKLGLLHCFTFIFVVAGTNGKGSVCYILEKILLNSNYKVGLYTSPHLVSHLERIRINGNFLNEKFHILAFKKIEAVRKNLKISYFDFITLSALFLFKYFKVDIIILEAGLGGRLDATNIMPNDISIITNIGFDHKEILGNTRFKIAYEKAGIFKKNKIAIIGEEKDIPNSINLLAKKRNTLLKKVNSEWFYQKKEKNWNFISKKWKFYDLEYSNISLINISMAFSALSESNLDINIDFLKTKLFPINIPGRFSIVQKKPCVILDVAHNSHASLYLAKKIKKISKKYSKIHAVIGILEKKDFIGIISNFLGIIKKWNFSLLNQNKEVYTTYINSVLSMQEDYTIFNSVQESWEKAYFSASKEDLILVFGSFVTVSEVMKILNISV from the coding sequence ATGTTAAAAAAAATAATATATAAAAAAAAATTATCTTTTTTTGAATGGATAAAATATCTTAAATTTTTTAAAAGAAAAAATTTTTTTGATATAAAGAATGTAATAAACATAGCTAAAAAGTTAGGTTTATTACATTGTTTTACTTTTATTTTTGTTGTTGCAGGTACAAATGGAAAAGGAAGCGTTTGTTATATTTTAGAAAAAATTTTGTTAAATTCTAATTATAAAGTAGGTTTATATACTTCCCCTCATTTAGTTAGTCACTTAGAACGTATTCGTATTAACGGAAATTTTTTAAATGAAAAATTTCATATTCTAGCTTTTAAAAAAATTGAAGCAGTTAGAAAAAATCTAAAAATTAGTTATTTTGATTTTATAACATTATCTGCTTTGTTTTTATTTAAATATTTTAAGGTAGATATTATTATTCTTGAAGCAGGATTAGGGGGAAGATTAGATGCTACTAATATTATGCCTAATGATATAAGTATTATTACTAATATTGGTTTTGATCATAAAGAAATTTTAGGAAATACTCGTTTTAAAATAGCTTACGAAAAAGCAGGAATATTTAAAAAAAATAAAATAGCGATAATAGGAGAAGAAAAAGATATTCCAAATAGTATTAATTTACTTGCAAAAAAAAGAAATACTTTATTAAAGAAAGTTAATTCTGAATGGTTTTATCAAAAAAAAGAAAAGAATTGGAATTTTATAAGCAAAAAATGGAAGTTTTATGATTTAGAGTATTCAAATATTTCATTAATAAATATTTCAATGGCTTTTTCAGCATTATCAGAATCTAATTTAGATATTAATATTGATTTTTTAAAAACAAAATTATTTCCTATTAACATTCCAGGTCGTTTTTCTATAGTACAAAAAAAACCTTGTGTGATTTTGGATGTCGCGCATAATTCGCATGCTTCCTTATATTTAGCTAAAAAAATAAAAAAAATTTCTAAAAAATATTCAAAAATACATGCTGTAATCGGAATTTTAGAAAAAAAAGATTTTATCGGAATTATTTCAAATTTTCTAGGAATAATTAAAAAATGGAATTTTTCTTTGTTAAATCAAAATAAAGAAGTATATACAACTTATATAAATAGTGTTTTATCAATGCAAGAAGATTATACTATTTTTAATAGTGTTCAAGAGTCCTGGGAAAAAGCATATTTTTCAGCATCTAAAGAAGATTTAATATTAGTTTTTGGATCATTTGTAACAGTATCTGAAGTTATGAAAATTTTAAATATCAGTGTATAA
- a CDS encoding complex I subunit 4 family protein, producing the protein MLLFLLIIIPLLGGFLSWTSEYYSIKFPRWVALITVSIVLIISLYIWTSNIHNFYYQTSYSHWIVEFIYPWIPRFGIFFHLAIDGFSLLMVILSSILSIISVLCSWNLYKQRYQGIFFLSLLHIFSATLGIFLSIDLFLFFCFWEVILIPIYLLIIFFDSKDHEKNNRISAANTFFMYSQLSSFIMLLVIIGLSILYYLKFNIWTFDYNLLIKLYNENADFSVLEYILMIGFFIGFAIKIPIVPFQGWLPNVHRYLPMIGSIDIIGFLLKTGIYGILRFVIPFFPNSSHNVSNFFIFLGIMNFFYGAFLAFSQKDLKNLISYGSISHVGIILVAIYTYNKISYQGAILYIISHALSTSALFIVSGLIKKHFYTRNIYKINGLLEKVGWLPGFFLFFCLSTIGLPGTGSFIGELMILIGVFNRNPIFFGILIIGLICSISYTLKMMQNVCYGNYNNISKNISISIIDILVMLIILISLFFVGLNSKIIIDTLYLTKSFI; encoded by the coding sequence ATGTTACTTTTTTTATTAATTATAATTCCCTTATTAGGAGGGTTTTTAAGTTGGACATCGGAATATTATAGTATTAAGTTTCCCCGTTGGGTTGCTTTAATAACAGTAAGTATTGTATTGATTATATCTTTATATATATGGACGAGTAATATACATAACTTTTATTATCAAACTTCTTATTCTCATTGGATAGTTGAATTTATATATCCTTGGATCCCTAGATTTGGAATATTTTTTCATTTAGCTATAGATGGTTTTTCATTATTAATGGTTATATTAAGTTCGATATTAAGTATAATATCAGTATTGTGTTCATGGAATTTATACAAACAGCGTTATCAAGGAATATTTTTTCTTTCATTATTACATATTTTTTCAGCAACATTAGGTATTTTTTTATCGATCGATTTATTTTTATTTTTTTGTTTTTGGGAAGTTATATTAATTCCAATTTATTTATTAATTATATTTTTTGATAGTAAAGATCATGAAAAAAATAACAGAATTTCTGCTGCCAATACTTTTTTTATGTATTCTCAATTATCAAGTTTTATAATGTTATTAGTTATTATTGGATTATCTATTTTATATTATTTAAAATTTAATATTTGGACGTTTGATTACAATTTATTAATTAAACTTTATAATGAAAATGCAGACTTTTCTGTTTTAGAATATATTTTAATGATTGGATTTTTTATTGGATTTGCCATAAAAATTCCAATAGTACCTTTTCAGGGATGGTTGCCTAACGTTCATCGATATCTTCCTATGATAGGATCTATTGATATAATTGGATTTTTACTAAAAACAGGAATTTATGGAATTTTAAGATTTGTAATTCCATTTTTTCCTAATTCATCACATAATGTTTCTAACTTTTTTATTTTTTTAGGAATTATGAATTTTTTTTATGGAGCATTTCTTGCTTTTTCACAAAAAGATTTGAAAAATTTAATTTCATATGGATCTATATCGCATGTAGGAATAATTTTAGTAGCAATTTACACTTATAATAAAATTTCTTATCAAGGAGCTATTTTATATATAATTTCTCATGCACTTTCTACTTCTGCTTTATTCATTGTATCTGGTTTAATAAAAAAACATTTTTATACTAGAAATATATATAAAATAAATGGTTTGTTAGAAAAAGTTGGTTGGTTACCAGGATTCTTTTTATTTTTCTGTTTATCCACTATAGGCTTACCAGGAACCGGTTCTTTTATTGGAGAACTTATGATATTAATTGGTGTATTTAATAGAAATCCAATATTTTTTGGAATTTTAATTATTGGCTTAATATGTTCTATATCATATACACTAAAAATGATGCAAAATGTTTGCTATGGTAATTACAATAATATATCGAAAAATATTTCAATTTCTATTATTGATATTTTAGTAATGTTAATTATTTTAATTTCTTTATTTTTTGTAGGATTAAATTCGAAAATTATTATTGATACTTTATATTTAACAAAATCATTTATTTAG
- the nuoK gene encoding NADH-quinone oxidoreductase subunit NuoK, translating to MIPIAHGLMLSFLLFFLGICSLVFRRNFLFILISLEIIINAITIAFIVASSYWHQVEGQIMYIFLITIAASEVSIGLALLLRLYKYSKELDTDRLSEINQ from the coding sequence ATGATTCCTATTGCACATGGTTTAATGCTTTCTTTTCTTTTATTTTTTTTAGGAATTTGTTCTCTTGTTTTTCGCCGGAATTTTTTATTTATATTAATTTCTTTAGAAATAATAATAAATGCTATTACAATAGCTTTTATTGTTGCAAGTAGCTATTGGCATCAAGTAGAAGGACAAATTATGTATATTTTTTTGATTACTATTGCTGCTTCAGAAGTTAGTATTGGTTTAGCTTTATTATTACGTTTATATAAATATTCTAAAGAATTAGATACTGATAGATTAAGTGAGATAAATCAATGA
- the prfA gene encoding peptide chain release factor 1 has translation MKPSIISKLEILYTRYKKIEFTLSNINKISNKTELKDLSKEYLKISKIVKYFINWKKYKKDIQVTKQLLEDIEIKKVAEEEIRKLESYKFSLEKKIKILLLPNDPYDRKSCFVEIRAATGGDEAAIFAGDLFRMYSRYSEINRWKINIINMSESEKGGFKEIIIKITGKEACKKLKFESGGHRVQRVPETESQGRIHTSTCTVAIMPVLPISEEFKINPSDLKIDTFRSSGAGGQHVNTTDSAIRITHIPTGHVVECQDERSQHKNKAKALSILSARIHAAELAKNNAKNASMRKSLLGSGERSDRKRTYNFPQNRVTEHRINLTVYRLNEILDGKLDILINPMLEKYQSDILSSSLKKKNEN, from the coding sequence ATGAAACCTTCTATTATTTCTAAATTAGAAATTTTATATACTAGATATAAGAAAATAGAATTTACTTTATCAAATATTAATAAGATTTCAAATAAAACAGAATTAAAAGATTTGTCGAAAGAATATCTAAAAATTTCTAAAATAGTAAAATATTTTATCAATTGGAAAAAATATAAAAAAGATATTCAAGTAACAAAACAATTGTTAGAAGATATAGAAATAAAAAAAGTTGCAGAAGAAGAGATAAGAAAATTAGAATCTTATAAATTTTCTCTAGAAAAAAAAATAAAAATTTTATTATTACCTAACGATCCTTATGATAGAAAAAGTTGTTTTGTTGAAATTAGAGCCGCCACGGGGGGTGATGAAGCAGCGATATTTGCTGGAGATTTATTTAGAATGTATAGTAGATATTCGGAAATAAATCGTTGGAAAATTAACATTATTAATATGAGCGAAAGTGAAAAAGGAGGATTTAAGGAAATTATTATTAAAATAACAGGTAAAGAAGCATGTAAAAAGTTAAAATTTGAGTCAGGAGGACATCGTGTTCAAAGAGTACCTGAAACAGAATCACAAGGAAGAATTCATACCTCTACGTGTACAGTAGCTATTATGCCTGTTTTACCAATATCAGAAGAATTTAAAATTAATCCTTCTGACTTAAAAATTGACACTTTTCGTTCTTCAGGAGCAGGAGGACAACATGTAAATACTACTGATTCTGCAATTCGAATAACTCATATTCCTACTGGACATGTAGTAGAATGTCAAGATGAACGATCACAACATAAAAATAAAGCAAAAGCATTATCAATATTATCAGCTCGTATTCATGCTGCTGAATTAGCAAAAAATAACGCTAAAAATGCTTCTATGAGAAAAAGTTTATTAGGCAGTGGAGAGCGATCTGACAGAAAAAGAACGTATAATTTTCCTCAAAATAGAGTAACTGAACATCGTATTAATTTAACAGTATATCGTTTAAATGAAATATTAGATGGAAAATTAGACATTTTAATAAATCCTATGCTTGAAAAATATCAATCAGATATTCTTTCTTCTTCATTAAAGAAAAAAAATGAAAATTAA
- a CDS encoding ribose-phosphate pyrophosphokinase: protein MHDIKLFSGNSVPELAKSIAERLFLHLSNATVERFSDGEISVQINENVRGGDIFIIQSTCFPTNDNLMELVVIVDALRRASAGRITTVIPYFGYARQDRRVRSARVPITAKIVADFLSIVGVDRVLTVDLHAEQIQGFFDIPVDNVFGSLVLFEDMLKKKFKNPIVVSPDIGGVIRARAIAKLLHDTDMAIIDKRRPHANVSQVMHIIGDVEKRDCVLVDDIIDTAGTLCKAAEALKERGARKVFAYATHPIFSGNAKKNLRNSVIDEVIVCDTIPLSSSIKSLPNIRTLTLSGMLAEAIRRISNEESISAMFEH from the coding sequence ATGCATGACATAAAATTATTTTCTGGAAATTCTGTTCCAGAATTAGCTAAAAGTATTGCTGAAAGACTATTTTTACATTTAAGTAATGCTACTGTTGAAAGATTTAGCGATGGAGAAATAAGCGTTCAAATTAATGAAAATGTAAGAGGAGGAGATATATTTATTATTCAATCTACTTGTTTTCCAACAAATGATAACTTAATGGAATTAGTTGTTATAGTAGATGCTTTAAGGAGAGCTTCGGCTGGTAGAATTACAACTGTTATTCCTTATTTTGGCTATGCTAGACAAGATAGAAGAGTTCGATCCGCTAGAGTTCCTATTACTGCGAAAATAGTAGCAGATTTTTTATCTATAGTTGGAGTAGATCGGGTATTAACAGTTGATCTTCATGCTGAACAAATTCAAGGATTTTTTGATATTCCTGTAGATAATGTTTTTGGTAGTTTAGTTTTGTTTGAAGATATGTTGAAGAAAAAATTTAAAAATCCTATTGTTGTTTCTCCAGATATAGGAGGGGTAATTAGAGCGAGAGCGATAGCTAAATTATTACATGATACTGATATGGCTATAATCGATAAAAGAAGACCTCATGCAAATGTTTCTCAAGTGATGCATATTATTGGAGATGTAGAAAAAAGAGATTGTGTTTTAGTAGATGATATAATAGATACTGCAGGAACATTATGCAAAGCCGCAGAAGCACTAAAAGAAAGAGGAGCTAGAAAAGTTTTTGCTTATGCTACTCATCCTATCTTTTCAGGGAATGCCAAAAAAAACTTAAGAAATTCCGTTATTGATGAAGTAATAGTTTGTGATACAATTCCTTTATCTAGTTCAATAAAATCTCTTCCAAACATACGCACCCTAACATTATCAGGGATGTTAGCTGAAGCTATTAGAAGAATTAGTAATGAAGAATCTATTTCTGCTATGTTTGAACATTAA
- the nuoL gene encoding NADH-quinone oxidoreductase subunit L, whose product MSISIICSIFLIPLIGFFLLTFFPKKFLDTYSSLIGSGSIGFSFLITIYISCIFFLGKKIEEVKHLWRIISLENFDVSLNLIVDKLSLTMLIMVLGVGFLIHIFSIWYMSFEKNNSRFFSYTNLFIFSMCILVLSGNLIFMYMGWELVGICSYFLIGYYFNDVKNIQSAMKSFITTRFGDIFLLLAIVMVYYQFGTFEFQKINYLLKCNLYSQYSLELIALFFLLGSIGKSAQIPLHTWLPDAMKGPAPVSALIHAATMVTAGVYLILRMHHLFFLTPKISYLSGIIGSITLLLGSVLAIYQTDIKKILAYSTISQLGYMFVAISINAWNAVIIHLITHSIFKALLFLSAGSLTIASKNEQNIFKIPGFRKTLPITYWSFIIGGLSLLSFPIITSGFYSKELIILYLFYNGSYIFFISSIVGVFLTSIYISRLIFILFFNKKNVSMRFSFNFFKIIPLIILAIFSTYIGHVLFIPLSKLFIEINFLGKKKILLELLSSLLIFFGLCTSYYKYYLKKNFFSYLFKNICNCKYYYSIFKFLNFDYIYNFFIISPYLFIVKLISLDPLKKCISLFKVLIVNINKILFLNSDTYLHRYISSIIIGLLMIFLFLII is encoded by the coding sequence ATGAGTATAAGCATTATATGTTCTATATTTTTGATTCCTTTGATAGGATTTTTTTTATTGACATTTTTCCCTAAAAAATTTTTAGATACTTATTCTTCTTTAATAGGGAGTGGATCGATTGGGTTTTCATTTTTAATTACTATATATATAAGTTGTATTTTTTTTCTTGGAAAAAAAATAGAAGAAGTTAAACATTTATGGAGAATTATTTCTTTAGAAAATTTTGATGTTAGTTTAAATTTAATTGTAGATAAATTATCCTTAACAATGTTAATTATGGTTCTGGGTGTAGGTTTTCTTATACATATATTTAGTATTTGGTATATGAGTTTTGAGAAAAATAATTCTCGTTTTTTTTCTTATACTAATTTATTTATTTTTAGTATGTGTATATTAGTATTATCAGGAAATTTAATTTTTATGTATATGGGATGGGAACTAGTTGGAATTTGTTCTTATTTTCTTATAGGATACTACTTTAATGATGTTAAAAATATCCAATCAGCAATGAAATCATTTATTACTACTAGATTTGGAGATATTTTTCTATTATTAGCTATAGTTATGGTTTATTATCAATTCGGAACATTTGAATTTCAAAAAATTAATTATTTATTAAAATGTAATTTATATTCTCAATATTCATTAGAATTAATTGCTTTATTTTTTTTATTAGGATCGATTGGAAAATCAGCTCAAATTCCACTACATACTTGGTTGCCAGATGCAATGAAAGGTCCTGCTCCGGTATCGGCATTAATACATGCAGCTACAATGGTAACAGCAGGAGTATATTTAATATTAAGAATGCATCATTTGTTCTTTTTGACTCCAAAAATATCGTATCTTTCAGGGATTATAGGATCTATAACTTTATTATTAGGAAGCGTATTAGCAATTTATCAAACTGATATAAAAAAAATATTAGCTTATTCAACAATAAGTCAATTGGGATATATGTTTGTAGCTATAAGTATAAATGCTTGGAATGCTGTTATCATTCATTTAATTACACATTCGATTTTTAAAGCTTTATTATTTCTTTCTGCAGGATCTTTAACCATAGCTTCAAAAAATGAACAAAATATATTTAAGATTCCTGGATTTCGAAAAACTTTACCAATTACTTATTGGAGTTTTATTATAGGTGGATTGTCTTTATTATCTTTTCCTATCATTACATCTGGATTTTATAGTAAAGAGTTAATTATTTTATATTTATTTTATAATGGATCTTACATATTTTTTATATCTAGTATAGTAGGTGTATTTTTAACATCAATTTATATTTCCAGGTTAATTTTTATACTTTTTTTTAATAAAAAAAATGTTAGTATGAGATTTTCTTTTAATTTTTTTAAAATAATACCTTTAATCATATTAGCAATATTTTCTACATATATAGGACATGTATTATTCATTCCTTTATCAAAACTATTTATAGAAATAAATTTTTTAGGAAAGAAAAAAATTTTACTAGAATTATTAAGCAGTCTACTTATATTTTTTGGTCTGTGTACGTCATATTATAAATATTATTTAAAGAAAAATTTTTTTTCCTATTTGTTCAAAAATATTTGTAATTGTAAATATTACTATTCAATATTCAAATTTTTAAATTTTGATTATATATATAATTTTTTTATTATAAGTCCGTATTTATTTATTGTTAAATTGATTTCATTGGATCCATTAAAAAAATGTATTAGTTTATTTAAAGTGCTAATTGTAAATATAAATAAAATATTGTTTTTAAACTCAGATACTTATTTACATCGATATATATCATCTATAATAATAGGATTATTAATGATATTTTTATTTTTAATAATATAA
- a CDS encoding NADH-quinone oxidoreductase subunit J family protein yields the protein MELIIFYFFGIITIIATLLLIFQKNAMYALFYLIISILSIAGVFFSLGAYFSAALEIIIYAGAIMVLFIFVIMMLNHKSILNIRKKRNIVELIGLFFLFFSLLKIIFDLNDIFFEKKIYFEVISTRITGIKLYNLYGIIIELISFLLLAVLLTIFHFGKDHYRSKGYKKF from the coding sequence ATGGAACTAATAATTTTTTATTTTTTTGGAATTATTACAATTATTGCAACTTTATTATTAATTTTTCAAAAAAATGCAATGTATGCTTTATTTTATTTAATTATTTCTATTTTATCTATCGCAGGAGTTTTTTTTTCTTTGGGTGCTTATTTTTCAGCTGCATTAGAAATTATTATTTATGCAGGTGCTATTATGGTTCTTTTTATTTTTGTAATTATGATGTTAAATCATAAAAGCATTTTAAATATTAGAAAAAAAAGAAATATAGTAGAATTAATAGGTTTATTTTTTTTATTTTTTTCATTATTAAAAATAATATTTGACTTAAATGATATATTTTTTGAAAAAAAAATATATTTTGAAGTAATCAGTACAAGAATTACTGGAATTAAACTATACAATTTATATGGAATAATAATAGAATTAATTTCTTTTCTTTTATTAGCAGTTTTACTGACTATTTTTCATTTCGGAAAAGATCATTATCGATCAAAAGGATATAAAAAATTTTAA
- a CDS encoding NADH-quinone oxidoreductase subunit N, producing the protein MIVSKQFIGLLPLLILMLNSSILFLFISLKKDLILIKNVNILGYVLSFLSLFLMNKDVFINIGTIFSINFFSIIYFSIFLLVGLCSSIFFSDHKKQCVQNPENFYLLINLSVIGSMFAIISNHMISMFVGIELMSLPMLALSGYFINEKTSIESALKYLVLSTLSSCFLLFGMALIYCISGHLNFFHFNELSIFNFYNNNKIILFSWCFILTGFGIKTAIFPFHLWSPNIYKGVSFPSLLFFSTISKIVLFIILINFAIFFPKKIFYDLLLIIKMFSFFSIVLGSIMALFEKNIRKLIAYSSIAYFGSLLISVITVLSSKHALIAFGVNIINYIFSSIVFLGVLNIISANDKNHYHDDDFFYKGLFWRNRILAILITTSIFSLAGIPLTIGFFSKFYLFFLIIQQKLWFLGFSLLLASTLGMYYYLRILVNIFSRKNIFNKNILLKENKISNNWAFTFSGILIVISTIIILFFGINPNFLINIFSI; encoded by the coding sequence ATGATAGTTTCTAAACAATTTATTGGATTATTGCCATTATTAATTTTAATGTTAAATAGTAGTATTTTGTTTCTTTTTATTTCATTAAAAAAAGATTTAATTTTGATAAAAAATGTAAATATATTAGGGTATGTATTATCTTTTTTATCTTTATTTTTAATGAATAAAGATGTTTTTATAAATATAGGAACAATATTTTCTATTAATTTTTTTTCTATTATATATTTTAGTATTTTTTTATTAGTAGGATTATGTTCTTCTATATTTTTTTCAGATCATAAAAAACAGTGTGTTCAAAATCCAGAAAATTTTTATTTGTTAATAAATTTATCTGTTATAGGTTCTATGTTTGCAATTATTTCTAATCATATGATATCCATGTTTGTAGGTATAGAATTAATGTCGTTACCGATGTTAGCGTTATCTGGTTATTTTATAAACGAAAAGACATCAATTGAAAGTGCTTTAAAATATTTAGTTTTATCTACATTATCTTCATGTTTTCTTTTATTTGGAATGGCATTAATTTATTGTATTTCTGGACATTTAAATTTTTTTCATTTTAATGAATTATCTATTTTTAATTTTTATAATAATAACAAAATTATATTATTTTCTTGGTGTTTTATATTAACTGGATTTGGTATTAAAACAGCTATTTTTCCATTTCATTTATGGAGCCCAAATATTTATAAAGGAGTTTCTTTTCCTTCATTACTATTTTTTTCTACTATCAGTAAAATAGTACTATTTATTATTTTAATAAATTTTGCTATATTTTTCCCTAAAAAAATTTTTTATGACTTATTACTAATAATAAAAATGTTTTCATTTTTTTCAATTGTATTAGGAAGCATAATGGCATTATTTGAAAAAAATATTAGAAAATTAATAGCATATTCTTCTATAGCATATTTTGGTTCTTTATTAATTTCTGTTATTACCGTACTTAGTAGTAAACACGCTCTAATAGCTTTTGGAGTGAACATCATTAATTATATATTTTCTAGTATAGTTTTTTTAGGAGTTTTAAATATTATTTCAGCAAATGATAAGAATCATTATCATGATGATGATTTTTTTTATAAAGGTTTATTTTGGAGAAATCGAATTCTTGCTATATTAATAACAACTTCAATTTTTTCTCTTGCTGGAATTCCTCTTACGATAGGATTTTTTAGTAAGTTTTATTTATTTTTTCTGATAATACAACAAAAATTATGGTTTTTAGGATTTAGCTTGCTTTTAGCAAGTACATTAGGAATGTACTACTATTTACGTATTTTAGTAAATATTTTTTCTAGAAAAAATATTTTTAATAAAAATATTTTATTAAAGGAAAATAAAATTTCTAATAATTGGGCATTTACTTTTTCTGGAATTTTGATAGTGATTTCTACTATTATAATTTTATTTTTTGGAATTAATCCAAATTTTTTAATCAATATTTTTTCAATATAA